A window of Syntrophales bacterium genomic DNA:
GCGATTGTGCCCATGCTCACCTTGTCCTGGTTGTTCGACTCCGTCGGCCGGGAGAAGGAGCCCGCCGGCATGGTCAGTTTCAGGGCCTCCGCCGCCAGGGCCGAAATGGAGAGGGACAGGGCCTTGAAGCCGTGGCGGAGCAGGCTTTCGCGCCCGTTGGCCCGGACCAGGTCCGCCGGCAGGCCTCGATTGGTATGGGGGTCCACCAGAAGGGCCACTTGCCGGTCCGACAGGTCCGCCACCGAGGCGACAGCCGTCTTGAGGGCGTCCGCGGCGAAGGCGATGTGGCCGCCGTAGAAGTTGCCGCTCATGACGGGGGGACCGCCGGCAGGATCGAAAATCGGGTTGTCGTTGGCGCTGTTGGCCTCGATTTCGATCCAGGGAACGACCCAGGCCAGGGCGTCGGCCAGGACGCCGGCCACCTGCGGGACACAGCGGACCGAGTAGGGGTCCTGGAGGGTCTCCGGTGCGTCCGCTTCCCCGGGCGATGTGCCGGCCTTCGTCTCCAGGAGCTCCCGGAGACGCCGGGCCACCTCGACCTGGCCGGGATGGGGCTTCGCCTCCCCCGCGGCGGGGTGGAAATGGGAGGACTTGCCGCGGATGGCGTGCACCGTGAGTGCCGTCGCCGCGACCACGGCATCGAGGATCCGCCGGGCCCGGTCGGCCGCCAGGACGGCGATGCCCGTCATGGTGGCGGTGCCGTTCATCAGGGACAGGGCCTCCTTGGACTCGAAGGCATACGGAGGGAGCCCGGCTTCCTGGATCGCCCGGGCGGCGGGCATCCGGACGCCGCGGTAAAAAACCTCCCGCTCGCCGATCAGGGCGGCGGCGACGTACGACATGGGCGTGAGGTCTCCCGAGGCCCCGACAGAGCCTTCACAGGGGACGACCGGTGTGATCCCCTCGTTCAGGAAGCGGGCCATCCGCTCCAGGAGCGCCACCGATACCCCCGAGTATCCCCGGGCCAGGCCGATCATGCGGCATAGCATCGCCGCTCGCGTCGCCTCGATCCCGATGGGCTCGCCGGTACCGCAGCCGTGAAAATACAGGGGGCTGCTGCCGCCGTTCTTCAGGACCTCCTGCCGGGAGAGACGCTTTCCGCAGGAGCGGCCGAATCCCGTGGTGACCCCGTAAACCGGGACATTGTCCCGAATCGCGTCCGCCAGCAGGCGGCGGGACCGCTCCATGGTCCGGCGAAAATCCCTCCCCGCTCCGATCCGGACCTCCCGGCCGTCCACGGCGACCGCCACGATGTCTTCCATCGGAACCGGTTGTCCGTCGATGATGAGGGGTTTTTTTAATTTTTTCGAATGGTTTGTCATTGTTTCACAGGCCCGCGTCCAGGCGCGGCGAAGGGGTTTCTTACCGGATGGGGTTTCATCCGTCAACCCTTAGTTGCCCCCTCCTCCCCGGTGACCTCCCCGCGGCGGCCGAACCGGGATTCCATCAGGTCCCGCCTGCGCCGGCGGTATGTGCCGTCCCGGTGCTCCCTTTCGCTCACCTTTTTCAGGAGCTTGAACATCTTGTAGGTCTGGGGCTCGTCCCGGTAGAACGTGTCCCAGGCGAAGTGGAACAATTCCTGGAGCTTCTCCGGGGACATGTTCCGGGGCTGGAAGACGACCTTGTCGGCGGTGTAGTCGTTCCAGTCGTAGGACAGGATTCTCCCCTCCCGATGGAGGTCGTCGAAGGTCCGGGTATGGGGGAACGGCGTCAGGACGGTGAATTCCGCCAGGTCCAGCTCGATCTCCATCAGGAAGTCGATGAGCCGCCGGATGCTGTCTTCCGTGTGGTTGTCCAGGCCCAGGAGAATCGTTCCCTCGACGCCGATTCCGTGGTCATGGTAGCGGCGGATGCGGTTCCGGATCGTGTCCGAGGTGTCGAAGACGGCCTGGTAGACGTACCAGGCCCCCGCCTGGGCGGCCAGATCCAGGATCTCCGGGTCGTCCTCGATGGGGTGGCTGCACCAGTTCTTCTTGAGGGGGATCATGGCCCGGAAGAGGTCCTTTTCCCATTGGCTGTCCTGGGCAAGGGAGTTGTCCACCACGAACAGGCGGTTGTTGTCGATGCCGGCGATCTCCTCAACCACCCGGTCGATGGGCCGGGGCCGAAACTGCCGCCCTCCCAGGAAGGACACGCAGCAGGGGTAGCAGTTGAACCGGCAGCCCCGGGAGGCGTGGACCAGGTCCACCATCTGGACGCCCTTGTAATTGTAAAGGTCCCGTTTGAGGATGTCCCGCCGGGCCGGGCCGATCCACTCCGTCGGGGGTCGGTTGTCAAAGAAGTTATAGACTTTCTTCAGCTTTCCGGATTGGAAGTCCGAAATGACCGCTTCCATCCGGCCCTCCGCCTCGCCGAGGAAGACCGAATCGACATGCTCCGCCGCTTCCTCGGCGTGGAGCATGGTTCCGATCCCGCCGCAGAGGACGGGAATTCCCCGGCGGCGGTATTCGCCGGCGATCTCCCATCCCCGCTTCACCTGGCTGGTGAGCATCATCGAGATGCCGACCAGGTCGGCCCTCTCCTCCAGGTCGAGGGGCTCCACGTTTTCGTCGGTGAAGGAGACCT
This region includes:
- a CDS encoding aromatic amino acid ammonia-lyase, which encodes MEDIVAVAVDGREVRIGAGRDFRRTMERSRRLLADAIRDNVPVYGVTTGFGRSCGKRLSRQEVLKNGGSSPLYFHGCGTGEPIGIEATRAAMLCRMIGLARGYSGVSVALLERMARFLNEGITPVVPCEGSVGASGDLTPMSYVAAALIGEREVFYRGVRMPAARAIQEAGLPPYAFESKEALSLMNGTATMTGIAVLAADRARRILDAVVAATALTVHAIRGKSSHFHPAAGEAKPHPGQVEVARRLRELLETKAGTSPGEADAPETLQDPYSVRCVPQVAGVLADALAWVVPWIEIEANSANDNPIFDPAGGPPVMSGNFYGGHIAFAADALKTAVASVADLSDRQVALLVDPHTNRGLPADLVRANGRESLLRHGFKALSLSISALAAEALKLTMPAGSFSRPTESNNQDKVSMGTIAARDAERVCTLAERAAAIHLLAAVQACEIRGGTNIRPRLARWVRAVRRLSPAILEDREMDRDIEAAAAFIARSAPPA
- a CDS encoding cobalamin-dependent protein (Presence of a B(12) (cobalamin)-binding domain implies dependence on cobalamin itself, in one of its several forms, or in some unusual lineages, dependence on a cobalamin-like analog.) encodes the protein MKLKLIYPRWKKLEGQTEFHLPPHGPVVFAAALPPGVEVSFTDENVEPLDLEERADLVGISMMLTSQVKRGWEIAGEYRRRGIPVLCGGIGTMLHAEEAAEHVDSVFLGEAEGRMEAVISDFQSGKLKKVYNFFDNRPPTEWIGPARRDILKRDLYNYKGVQMVDLVHASRGCRFNCYPCCVSFLGGRQFRPRPIDRVVEEIAGIDNNRLFVVDNSLAQDSQWEKDLFRAMIPLKKNWCSHPIEDDPEILDLAAQAGAWYVYQAVFDTSDTIRNRIRRYHDHGIGVEGTILLGLDNHTEDSIRRLIDFLMEIELDLAEFTVLTPFPHTRTFDDLHREGRILSYDWNDYTADKVVFQPRNMSPEKLQELFHFAWDTFYRDEPQTYKMFKLLKKVSEREHRDGTYRRRRRDLMESRFGRRGEVTGEEGATKG